A stretch of the Halorussus salinus genome encodes the following:
- the dapF gene encoding diaminopimelate epimerase yields MSIEFEKFHGTGNDFVVVDADEYVPDRGAFAREVCDRRDGVCVTDGGVAAEQGEGADGGPSAERTGNAPAVGADGTLFLALEPKFSPPRAVMTLVQPDGSTAAMCGNGARCAAKWAAERTGADTVMLDTQAGTRRAEISDDEVTIEMGEPSFAPDEVPLDADRDEPLVQETVEGVEVTAVNTGVPHAVAFVEDVDDVDLDELAPAIRHADAFPEGANVNIASPRDDGGFDQRTYERGVEGETRACGTGAVAIATVARRLGLVAADAESVEVFPPGGRLGVTFHGERASLTGPVEREFEGEVSSTPEPWRATDA; encoded by the coding sequence ATGAGCATCGAATTCGAGAAGTTTCACGGCACCGGCAACGATTTCGTAGTAGTAGACGCGGACGAGTACGTCCCAGACCGGGGCGCGTTCGCCCGCGAAGTGTGCGACCGACGCGACGGCGTGTGCGTCACAGACGGCGGCGTGGCCGCCGAGCAGGGCGAGGGGGCCGACGGCGGTCCGTCCGCCGAGCGGACCGGAAACGCCCCCGCCGTCGGAGCCGACGGAACCCTGTTTCTGGCGCTCGAACCCAAATTCTCGCCGCCCCGAGCAGTGATGACGCTGGTCCAACCGGACGGTTCGACCGCGGCGATGTGCGGCAACGGCGCGCGCTGTGCCGCGAAGTGGGCCGCCGAGCGGACCGGTGCCGACACCGTGATGCTCGACACGCAGGCCGGGACCCGCCGGGCCGAGATTTCGGACGACGAAGTGACTATCGAGATGGGCGAGCCGTCGTTCGCGCCCGACGAGGTGCCGCTCGACGCCGACCGCGACGAACCGCTCGTACAGGAGACCGTCGAAGGCGTCGAGGTGACCGCGGTGAACACCGGCGTTCCCCACGCCGTCGCGTTCGTCGAGGACGTAGACGACGTTGACCTCGACGAACTCGCACCGGCGATTCGCCACGCCGACGCCTTCCCCGAGGGCGCGAACGTCAACATCGCGTCCCCGCGAGACGACGGCGGGTTCGACCAGCGCACCTACGAGCGCGGCGTCGAGGGCGAGACCCGCGCCTGCGGCACCGGCGCGGTCGCAATCGCGACGGTCGCGCGACGACTCGGACTCGTCGCGGCCGACGCGGAGTCGGTCGAGGTCTTCCCGCCGGGCGGTCGCCTCGGCGTCACCTTCCACGGCGAGCGCGCCAGTCTCACCGGCCCGGTCGAACGGGAGTTCGAGGGAGAGGTCTCCTCGACGCCCGAACCGTGGCGCGCCACCGACGCCTGA
- the lysA gene encoding diaminopimelate decarboxylase has translation MSGESGPTSGESEPTAGNPPVRRLADWSAQRLRALADEYETPLYVFDVDRARENYRRMAEEFPDAHIYYAAKANTARPVLQALADEGAGIECASAGELARALDAGVDGSRVHYTAVNPPARDLDVAVRLAEEHPGVTITVGAEDTFHRLADRGYDGRVCLRVNPGVGAGHHEKVTTGGDAKFGVPYERAANIAESAAAEFDVVGIHAHAGSGISGEDLSAHRDLVGRMGELARDIEERGLDLDFVDVGGGFGVPYSPDEDPLDLRAVAEATREALGETGATLAVEPGRYLVADAGVLLTTTNTVKETPSGVVVGVGAGMTTLARPAIYDAHHEIRNLALDASERPAREVTVAGPVCESGDSLGDHWLPDPERGDLLAVGNAGAYGYEMASQYNSRPRPASVVLDGDDARLARRRETIADVTAVEPEGDR, from the coding sequence ATGAGCGGAGAGAGCGGGCCGACCAGCGGAGAGAGCGAGCCGACCGCCGGAAACCCGCCCGTACGACGCCTCGCCGACTGGTCCGCCCAGCGCCTGCGGGCGCTGGCCGACGAGTACGAGACGCCCCTCTACGTCTTCGATGTGGACCGCGCCCGCGAGAACTACCGCCGGATGGCCGAGGAGTTCCCCGACGCCCATATCTACTACGCCGCGAAGGCCAACACCGCCCGGCCGGTCCTGCAAGCCCTCGCCGACGAGGGCGCTGGCATCGAGTGCGCCTCGGCGGGCGAGTTGGCGCGGGCGCTCGACGCCGGAGTAGACGGGTCGCGCGTCCACTACACCGCGGTCAACCCGCCCGCGAGGGACCTCGACGTGGCGGTCCGACTCGCCGAGGAGCATCCCGGCGTGACGATTACGGTCGGGGCCGAGGACACTTTCCACCGACTCGCCGACCGCGGGTACGACGGCCGGGTCTGCCTCCGAGTCAATCCCGGCGTCGGCGCGGGCCACCACGAGAAGGTGACGACCGGCGGGGACGCGAAGTTCGGGGTGCCATACGAGCGCGCGGCGAATATCGCGGAATCGGCGGCCGCCGAGTTCGATGTCGTCGGCATCCACGCCCACGCGGGAAGCGGCATCTCGGGCGAGGACCTCTCGGCCCATCGGGACCTCGTGGGTCGGATGGGCGAGTTGGCCCGCGACATCGAGGAGCGCGGTCTCGACCTCGACTTCGTGGACGTGGGCGGTGGCTTCGGCGTGCCCTACTCGCCCGACGAGGACCCCCTCGACCTGCGAGCGGTCGCCGAAGCGACCCGCGAGGCGCTCGGCGAGACCGGGGCGACGCTGGCGGTCGAACCCGGCCGCTATCTCGTCGCGGACGCGGGCGTCCTGCTGACCACGACCAACACGGTCAAGGAGACGCCGTCGGGCGTCGTGGTCGGGGTCGGCGCGGGGATGACGACCCTCGCGCGCCCCGCGATATACGACGCCCACCACGAGATTCGGAACCTCGCGCTCGACGCGAGCGAGCGTCCCGCGCGCGAGGTGACGGTCGCCGGACCGGTCTGCGAGAGCGGCGACTCGCTGGGCGACCATTGGCTCCCGGACCCCGAGCGCGGCGACCTGCTGGCGGTCGGCAACGCTGGAGCCTACGGCTACGAGATGGCGAGTCAGTACAACTCCCGTCCCCGCCCGGCGTCGGTCGTCCTCGACGGCGACGACGCCCGACTGGCGCGGCGACGCGAAACGATTGCGGACGTGACGGCGGTCGAACCCGAGGGAGACAGATGA
- a CDS encoding 2,3,4,5-tetrahydropyridine-2,6-dicarboxylate N-succinyltransferase, with amino-acid sequence MSVESDIDDLWHRYDEGDLTADAAGREELDLLDAFLTALETGEVRAAEPDGDGDWQSNEWVKRGILLNFGLREIAGREYGDVTYHDVLPLRETDDLPERGTRNTPDGTVLRRGAYVGSDAILMSPSFVNIGAYVGDGTLVDSCDTVGSCAQIGADVKLGANTLVGGVLEPVEDAPVVVEDGASLGAGCRVTSGFVVGENSVVAENTLLTPRIPVYDLVEEEVVYGHLPPERRAFTRFVESSVGDHDLFDGGAYKPAVVAMDVEETTMEAVEREEALRE; translated from the coding sequence ATGAGTGTAGAATCCGACATCGACGACCTGTGGCATCGCTACGACGAGGGCGACCTCACCGCCGACGCGGCGGGGCGCGAGGAGTTGGACCTCCTCGACGCGTTCCTGACCGCGCTCGAAACAGGCGAGGTCCGGGCCGCCGAACCCGACGGCGACGGCGACTGGCAATCGAACGAGTGGGTCAAGCGCGGCATCCTGCTCAACTTCGGCCTGCGCGAGATTGCGGGACGGGAGTACGGCGACGTGACCTACCACGACGTGTTGCCCCTGCGCGAGACCGACGACCTGCCCGAGAGGGGAACCCGAAACACGCCCGACGGGACCGTCCTCCGGCGCGGGGCCTACGTCGGGAGCGACGCCATCCTGATGAGTCCGAGTTTCGTGAATATCGGCGCGTACGTCGGCGACGGGACCTTGGTGGACTCGTGTGACACCGTGGGGTCCTGTGCCCAAATCGGCGCGGACGTGAAGCTGGGCGCGAACACGCTCGTCGGCGGCGTGTTGGAACCGGTCGAAGACGCGCCGGTCGTGGTCGAAGACGGCGCGTCGCTCGGCGCTGGCTGTCGGGTCACGTCGGGGTTCGTCGTCGGCGAGAACTCGGTGGTCGCGGAGAATACACTTCTCACTCCTCGGATTCCGGTCTACGATTTGGTCGAGGAGGAAGTCGTCTACGGCCACCTGCCGCCCGAGCGCAGAGCGTTCACTCGGTTCGTGGAGTCGTCGGTCGGCGACCACGACCTGTTCGACGGCGGGGCCTACAAGCCCGCGGTCGTGGCGATGGACGTGGAAGAGACCACGATGGAGGCCGTCGAGCGCGAGGAGGCACTGCGAGAATGA
- the dapB gene encoding 4-hydroxy-tetrahydrodipicolinate reductase, with product MSVSVAVTGATGEMGRAVLDAAGDREEVSVAFAVNRDPDEDASVEGVPVEPAREFDRLLADRDPDVLVDFTGPASSQNYVAVATEAGVASVVGTTGFGDDGEQALRELAEYAPVLKAANFGRGVHALLSAVESAVADLPGYDAEVTETHHNRKRDAPSGTANAILETIEDAREASGPADGESGERVHGREGEAPREAGEIGVHARRAGTITGEHEVLLANNHEELRLTHRAEDRGVFAEGALDAAVWLAGREPGWYDFADVVEGGDDGATDREATDRGDDR from the coding sequence ATGAGCGTGTCAGTTGCAGTCACGGGCGCGACCGGCGAGATGGGGCGGGCGGTCCTCGACGCGGCCGGGGACCGCGAGGAGGTGTCGGTCGCGTTCGCGGTCAACCGCGACCCCGACGAAGACGCGTCGGTCGAGGGCGTCCCCGTCGAACCGGCCCGCGAGTTCGACCGCCTGCTGGCCGACCGCGACCCCGACGTTCTCGTGGACTTCACCGGCCCGGCGAGCAGTCAGAACTACGTCGCGGTCGCCACGGAAGCGGGAGTCGCCAGCGTCGTCGGCACCACCGGATTCGGCGACGACGGCGAGCAGGCCCTCCGCGAACTCGCGGAGTACGCCCCCGTCCTGAAGGCCGCGAACTTCGGGCGAGGCGTCCACGCTCTCCTCTCGGCGGTCGAGTCGGCGGTGGCCGACCTGCCGGGTTACGACGCGGAAGTGACCGAGACCCACCACAACCGGAAGCGCGACGCCCCGAGCGGGACCGCCAACGCGATTCTGGAGACCATCGAAGACGCGCGGGAAGCAAGCGGTCCGGCGGACGGAGAGTCGGGCGAGCGCGTCCACGGCCGCGAGGGCGAGGCCCCGCGCGAGGCGGGCGAAATCGGCGTTCACGCGCGCCGTGCGGGGACCATCACGGGCGAACACGAGGTCCTGCTGGCGAACAACCACGAGGAGCTTCGACTCACCCACCGCGCCGAGGACCGCGGCGTCTTCGCCGAAGGAGCCTTGGACGCGGCGGTCTGGCTGGCTGGCCGCGAACCGGGCTGGTACGACTTCGCGGACGTAGTAGAGGGCGGGGACGACGGCGCGACCGACCGAGAAGCAACCGACCGAGGAGACGACCGATGA
- the dapA gene encoding 4-hydroxy-tetrahydrodipicolinate synthase: MTRTDEPLSGVYPAMTTPFDSDDSIDFEQLRTDARRLADAGVEGLLAVGSTGESATLTHDEHVEVVDAVTDAVDVPVIAGSGSNSTHEALELSRRSADAGADALLLISPYYNKPEPEGMERHYRTVADEVDVPQIVYNVPSRTGRNVAVETAVSLAEHENVVGYKAASGDLNRIGEVIERTRDEEFAVLSGDDFLTLPMLSLGATGTISVAANVEPERTVELVEAARSDEFAAAREVHEELAPLVRALFSETNPIPVKEAMAIRDYGPARLRSPLNRLSEQNRAELAGILGELEGEPTEVHQ; the protein is encoded by the coding sequence ATGACACGCACCGACGAACCTCTCAGCGGGGTCTACCCGGCGATGACGACCCCCTTCGATTCCGACGACAGTATCGACTTCGAACAGCTCCGAACGGACGCCCGACGCCTCGCGGATGCGGGGGTCGAGGGCCTGCTGGCGGTCGGTTCGACCGGCGAGAGCGCGACCCTGACCCACGACGAACACGTCGAGGTCGTGGACGCCGTGACCGACGCGGTGGACGTGCCGGTAATCGCAGGCTCGGGCAGTAACTCCACGCACGAGGCCCTCGAACTCTCCCGGCGCTCGGCCGACGCCGGGGCCGACGCCTTGCTCCTCATCTCGCCGTACTACAACAAGCCCGAACCCGAGGGGATGGAACGCCACTACCGGACCGTCGCCGACGAGGTGGACGTACCCCAAATCGTCTACAACGTCCCGTCGCGCACCGGGCGAAACGTCGCCGTCGAGACGGCGGTCTCGCTCGCGGAACACGAGAACGTCGTGGGCTACAAGGCCGCCAGCGGCGACCTGAACCGAATCGGCGAGGTAATCGAGCGGACCCGCGACGAGGAGTTCGCCGTCCTCTCGGGCGACGACTTCCTCACCCTGCCGATGCTCTCGCTGGGCGCGACCGGCACCATCAGCGTCGCGGCGAACGTCGAACCGGAGCGCACCGTCGAACTGGTCGAGGCCGCGCGCTCGGACGAGTTCGCCGCGGCCCGCGAGGTCCACGAGGAGTTGGCCCCGCTCGTCCGCGCGCTCTTCTCGGAGACGAACCCGATTCCGGTCAAGGAGGCGATGGCGATTCGGGACTACGGCCCGGCGCGGCTCCGCTCGCCGCTGAATCGGCTCTCCGAGCAGAACCGCGCAGAACTTGCGGGTATCCTCGGAGAGTTAGAGGGCGAACCGACTGAGGTACACCAATGA